Proteins co-encoded in one Kutzneria chonburiensis genomic window:
- a CDS encoding LLM class flavin-dependent oxidoreductase produces the protein MMKLGAFLPAPGHHVAAWRHPNAYPQGCLDFDYYRRLAQTAERGKFDMIFLSDGAGVRTHYRNAEELSRQGRMVHFEPLTLLSALAVHTTNIGLAATASTSYNEPFNVARKFASLDHLSHGRAGWNVVTSATDAEARNFNLEQQAAHADRYRRSREFIEVVAGLWDSWEDDAFTYDKESGRFFDPDKLHILGHKGEHFSVRGPLNVARPPQGHPVIVQAGSSPDGQAFAAQWAEVVFTVQQTLEQAQDYYRGMRKQIADAGRDPEHVKILPGAFIVIGRTQAEAEDKYETLQDLVDPVLGLSLLTAQLGDIDLSGYPLDEPLPELPPTEGSTSKQQMIYQQAKREGLTLRELYKSVSAGRGHRRLIGTAETIADDLEEWFLNEAADGFNIMPDYLPDGLDDIVELLVPELQRRGLVRTEYDGRTLRDNLGLPRPAFAR, from the coding sequence ATGATGAAGCTCGGGGCCTTCCTGCCGGCGCCCGGACACCACGTCGCCGCCTGGCGCCACCCCAACGCCTACCCGCAGGGCTGCCTGGACTTCGACTACTACCGCAGGCTGGCGCAGACCGCCGAGCGCGGCAAGTTCGACATGATCTTCCTGTCCGACGGGGCCGGCGTGCGCACGCACTACCGCAACGCCGAGGAGCTCAGCCGGCAGGGCCGCATGGTCCACTTCGAGCCGCTGACCCTGCTGTCCGCGCTGGCCGTGCACACCACCAACATCGGCCTCGCCGCCACCGCCTCCACCAGCTACAACGAGCCGTTCAACGTGGCGCGGAAGTTCGCCTCGCTGGACCACCTGTCGCATGGCCGCGCCGGCTGGAACGTCGTCACCTCCGCGACCGACGCCGAGGCCCGCAACTTCAACCTGGAGCAGCAGGCCGCGCACGCCGACCGCTACCGCCGCTCGCGCGAGTTCATCGAGGTCGTCGCCGGTCTCTGGGACAGCTGGGAGGACGACGCCTTCACGTACGACAAGGAGAGCGGCCGTTTCTTCGACCCGGACAAGCTGCACATCCTGGGGCACAAGGGAGAGCACTTCTCGGTGCGCGGCCCGCTCAACGTGGCCCGCCCGCCGCAGGGCCACCCGGTGATCGTGCAGGCCGGGTCATCGCCGGACGGGCAGGCCTTCGCCGCGCAGTGGGCGGAAGTCGTCTTCACCGTGCAGCAGACGCTGGAGCAGGCCCAGGACTACTACCGCGGCATGCGCAAGCAGATCGCCGACGCCGGCCGCGACCCCGAGCACGTCAAGATCCTGCCCGGCGCGTTCATCGTCATCGGGCGCACCCAGGCCGAGGCCGAGGACAAGTACGAGACGCTGCAAGACCTGGTGGATCCGGTGTTGGGCCTGAGCCTGCTCACCGCGCAGCTCGGCGACATCGACCTGTCCGGCTACCCGCTGGACGAGCCGCTGCCCGAGCTGCCGCCGACCGAGGGCAGCACCAGCAAGCAGCAGATGATCTACCAGCAGGCCAAGCGGGAGGGCCTGACCCTGCGCGAGCTGTACAAGTCCGTGTCGGCCGGCCGCGGCCACCGCCGGCTGATCGGCACCGCCGAGACCATCGCCGACGACCTGGAGGAGTGGTTCCTCAACGAGGCCGCCGACGGCTTCAACATCATGCCCGACTACCTGCCCGACGGCCTCGACGACATCGTCGAGCTGCTGGTGCCCGAGTTGCAGCGCCGTGGCCTGGTCCGCACCGAGTACGACGGCCGGACGCTGCGGGACAACCTGGGCCTGCCGCGGCCGGCCTTCGCGCGATGA
- a CDS encoding D-2-hydroxyacid dehydrogenase family protein, whose amino-acid sequence MRCAVLDDFQRVATTAADWSPIADRVDVTIFDQHLSDPELAEALADFDIVVTLRERVPFSKALIQKLPKLKLLIASGMRNSVIDYAAAEEQGITVCGTASSSTPPVELTWALLLGLARGLVTESNALRGNGPWQQTVGADLHGKTLGLLGLGKIGSRVAAVGLAFGMKVVAWSPNLTKERAAEHGVELVAKADLLADSDFVSIHLALGDRSRNLIGAGELAAMKPTAYLVNTSRAAIVDQDALVNALNDNRIAGAGVDVFDVEPLPADHPMRTASNLLATPHLGYVSQDNYRRYYGEAVEDIQAFLAGSPVRRLP is encoded by the coding sequence ATGCGCTGTGCCGTCCTCGACGACTTCCAGCGGGTGGCGACCACCGCGGCCGACTGGTCGCCGATCGCCGACCGCGTCGACGTGACCATCTTCGACCAGCACCTCAGTGACCCGGAGCTGGCCGAGGCGTTGGCCGACTTCGACATCGTCGTCACGCTGCGCGAACGCGTCCCGTTTTCGAAAGCGCTCATCCAAAAGTTGCCTAAGCTCAAGCTGCTGATCGCCTCCGGCATGCGCAACTCGGTGATCGACTACGCGGCCGCCGAGGAGCAGGGGATCACGGTCTGCGGCACGGCCAGCTCCTCGACCCCGCCGGTCGAGCTGACCTGGGCGCTGCTGCTCGGCCTGGCCCGTGGCCTCGTCACGGAGAGCAATGCCTTGCGCGGCAACGGTCCCTGGCAGCAGACGGTCGGGGCCGACCTGCACGGCAAGACCCTCGGCCTGCTCGGCCTCGGCAAGATCGGCAGCCGCGTCGCCGCGGTCGGTCTGGCCTTCGGCATGAAAGTCGTGGCCTGGAGCCCGAACCTGACCAAGGAGCGCGCCGCCGAGCACGGCGTCGAACTCGTCGCCAAGGCAGACCTGTTGGCCGACAGCGACTTCGTCTCCATCCACCTGGCACTGGGCGACCGCTCGCGAAACCTCATCGGTGCCGGCGAACTAGCCGCGATGAAGCCGACCGCGTACCTGGTCAACACCTCCCGTGCGGCCATCGTCGACCAGGACGCGCTCGTCAATGCCTTGAACGACAACCGAATCGCCGGGGCCGGCGTCGACGTCTTCGACGTCGAGCCGCTGCCGGCCGACCACCCGATGCGCACGGCGAGCAACCTGCTGGCCACGCCGCACCTCGGCTACGTGTCACAAGACAACTACCGGCGCTACTACGGCGAAGCCGTCGAGGACATCCAGGCTTTCCTCGCCGGATCCCCCGTTCGCCGTCTGCCCTGA
- a CDS encoding mandelate racemase/muconate lactonizing enzyme family protein yields MRLTHRDIAIAFKEPFASSRGVVSEVRQQVVRLDWQGLTGYGTALAADPSELDGLALGDTTPFAIRSTLARLNVRPNVLAAMDMALHDLLGKAANLPLSHVIGAADLPLTPTAVSIGACPDDELARRGRELADWPILKLKMTPADDGRRAGVLREVYDGRIWVDGNCSWTAERAVEVSRELAKHGVELLEQPVPAGQLTELRYVHENSPIPVLADEDCVGRDDILKLRGHVAGVNIKLTKCGGLLAALDMITLARAAGLRIMLGCKNESTLGVTAMAQLAGLADYLDLDGPLLLVDDPFTGLAIDQGVLTLPAAPGLGVSTYDIGEH; encoded by the coding sequence ATGAGACTCACGCACCGCGACATCGCCATCGCCTTCAAGGAACCGTTCGCCAGCAGCCGCGGTGTCGTCAGCGAAGTGCGCCAACAGGTTGTCCGCCTGGACTGGCAGGGCCTGACCGGCTACGGCACCGCCCTGGCCGCCGATCCGTCCGAATTGGACGGACTCGCCCTCGGCGACACCACCCCGTTTGCCATCAGGTCCACGCTGGCCCGGCTCAACGTCCGCCCGAACGTGCTGGCGGCGATGGACATGGCGCTGCACGACCTGCTGGGCAAGGCCGCAAACCTTCCGCTCAGCCACGTCATCGGCGCGGCCGACTTGCCGCTGACCCCGACGGCGGTGTCGATCGGCGCCTGCCCGGACGACGAATTGGCCCGTCGGGGCAGGGAACTTGCCGACTGGCCCATCCTCAAGCTCAAGATGACCCCGGCCGACGACGGGCGGCGGGCCGGTGTGCTGCGCGAGGTCTACGACGGGCGGATCTGGGTCGACGGCAACTGCTCCTGGACGGCCGAACGCGCCGTCGAGGTCTCTCGCGAGCTGGCCAAACACGGCGTCGAGCTGCTCGAACAGCCCGTCCCGGCCGGCCAGCTCACCGAACTCCGTTACGTGCACGAGAATTCGCCGATTCCGGTGCTGGCCGACGAGGACTGCGTCGGCCGCGACGACATCCTCAAGCTGCGCGGCCACGTCGCCGGCGTGAACATCAAGCTCACCAAGTGCGGCGGCCTGCTGGCCGCGCTCGACATGATCACGCTGGCCCGGGCCGCCGGACTGCGGATCATGTTGGGCTGCAAGAACGAGAGCACGCTCGGCGTGACCGCGATGGCCCAGCTGGCCGGGCTGGCCGACTACCTCGACCTGGACGGGCCGCTGCTCCTGGTCGACGACCCGTTCACCGGCCTGGCCATCGATCAGGGCGTGCTCACCCTGCCGGCGGCCCCCGGCCTGGGCGTCAGCACCTACGACATCGGAGAACACTGA
- a CDS encoding DUF6025 family protein: MSQHILEELGLVKAADVDALTSRKRTFSPVHLGLHDVRIGDLLDAVHQRDGLLPPRTGHLGNWTDIAQGRAGAMDFNTAICGAGHGYPLVYGMNRTEAETEGGDEVYQPGAIIEAGERKPLPLYTWDGHAFTERDRGKPLFCPVVQTEVDGELTGLIDVQWRRLADIPGYRFKNWAHSLVDNEPLLLDMLTALITEAGKGRYPDRTLIELISHAATLDGGVERCDLRHDGTGYLLDDYRYGSARELAEAVLLPLKALTDPQWFFARIADFPTVLPVPSLLLTNVLFAVFGDHRPDETGVPDEGPFITHLHWGARAMAGCPPRRNGYFGRRSRVRPMKDIIAPLVEHFPEVSPICFVLLPAQVFMLCPPSTEPRDVDLVGALIKSVLAEPDTAYDTALAELGSRGDELSAYMRGRFAANSGVPRGGELREPAVPTEPEGFRDLTFKQASAIVAAFEEVYER, translated from the coding sequence GTGAGCCAGCACATCCTCGAGGAGCTCGGGCTGGTCAAGGCGGCCGACGTCGATGCGTTGACCAGCCGAAAGCGCACGTTCTCCCCGGTGCACCTTGGCCTGCACGACGTGCGAATCGGCGACCTGCTCGACGCCGTGCACCAGCGCGACGGCCTGCTGCCGCCCCGCACCGGGCATCTCGGCAACTGGACCGACATCGCCCAGGGCCGGGCCGGCGCGATGGACTTCAACACGGCCATCTGCGGGGCCGGCCACGGCTATCCGTTGGTATACGGGATGAATCGCACCGAGGCCGAGACCGAGGGCGGCGACGAGGTCTACCAGCCCGGCGCGATCATCGAGGCAGGGGAGCGCAAACCGCTGCCACTGTACACATGGGACGGTCACGCCTTCACCGAACGGGACCGCGGCAAGCCCCTGTTCTGTCCGGTCGTCCAGACCGAAGTGGACGGTGAGCTGACCGGGCTCATCGACGTGCAATGGCGGCGGCTGGCCGACATTCCCGGCTACCGGTTCAAGAACTGGGCGCACTCGCTGGTCGACAACGAGCCGCTGCTGCTGGACATGCTGACCGCGCTGATCACCGAGGCCGGCAAGGGCAGGTATCCCGACCGCACGCTGATCGAGCTGATCAGCCACGCCGCCACGCTGGACGGCGGTGTCGAGCGCTGCGACCTCCGCCACGACGGCACCGGCTACCTGCTGGACGACTACCGCTACGGCTCGGCCCGTGAGCTGGCCGAAGCGGTTCTGTTGCCGCTCAAGGCACTCACCGATCCGCAGTGGTTCTTCGCGCGCATCGCCGACTTCCCAACGGTGTTGCCGGTGCCGTCGCTGCTGCTGACCAACGTGCTGTTCGCGGTGTTCGGTGATCACCGCCCGGACGAGACCGGTGTGCCCGACGAAGGCCCGTTCATCACCCACCTGCACTGGGGCGCTCGCGCGATGGCCGGCTGCCCGCCGCGCCGCAACGGCTACTTCGGGCGTCGGTCACGGGTGCGGCCGATGAAGGACATCATCGCGCCGCTGGTCGAGCACTTCCCCGAGGTGAGCCCGATCTGCTTCGTGCTGCTGCCGGCCCAGGTGTTCATGCTGTGCCCGCCCAGCACCGAGCCCCGGGACGTCGATCTCGTGGGCGCCCTGATCAAGTCGGTGCTGGCCGAGCCGGACACGGCCTACGACACGGCATTGGCCGAATTGGGTTCACGCGGCGACGAGCTGTCGGCGTACATGCGCGGCCGGTTCGCCGCCAACAGCGGCGTGCCGCGTGGCGGCGAGCTTCGCGAGCCGGCGGTTCCGACCGAGCCGGAAGGCTTCCGCGACCTGACGTTCAAGCAGGCGTCGGCGATCGTGGCGGCGTTCGAGGAGGTGTACGAGCGATGA
- the acnA gene encoding aconitate hydratase AcnA produces the protein MSSVPYCGRVLAESLLRNGDTDKAALLVKRLAAGEDPDLEMEFRPARILVQDYTGIPLLVDLAALRDRVDQPARVNPALPVDVVVDHSVQTDFAGRPDALSRNESLELSRNGERYAFLKWAERAFDRLRVIPPGQGIVHQVNLERLATVVATEDGESFPDSVIGTDSHTTMVNGLGVLGWGVGGLEAEALLVGLAHPIKIPPVVGVRLTGAIKPGVGPTDVVLTLTQLLRKENVRGLLVEFTGPGLAQLSAQDRCTIANMAPEYGAMTGFFPVDEETLRYLRETGRPSDEVQRVERYCREQGLLRTGAEPRFGRLIEFDLGTVRPSLAGPSRPDQRIDLSDLPDSFAARLDREPGSRDGDLAIASITSCTSTSNPQAMLAAGLLARRAVERGLTVPKHVKTSLSPGSLAVTRYLKDTGLLDDLETLGFHIAGYGCMTCNGGSGALHPEIAEAVDRDGLVAAAVLSGNRNFEGRVHPQVRAGYLASPALVVALALVGHVRIDLEAEPLGIGSDGEPVFLRDIWPSSQELAALAEECLKPEVFTVPIAAPDGWASIPAQTGEVFAWDPDSTYIRPPAYVDGKPLTAELRNARVLVALGDDVSTDHISPVGGIPADSPAGRYLTVRGIPEFNSYGSRRGNHEVMARGTFSNPRLRNRLVGDGDGRGLTLHVPTGDTVPVFEAAQRYAGTPLIVLAGHNYGMGSSRDWAAKGPWLLGVRAVLAESFERIHRANLCAMGILPLLLPKAWAALGLTGREEFDLSLDERTGQVEVTAGDISFTARAEVHAAEWALLRSGGTLPYLAQRLAEEER, from the coding sequence TTGAGTTCTGTCCCGTATTGCGGACGGGTGCTCGCCGAGTCGTTGCTGCGCAACGGTGACACCGACAAGGCGGCTCTGCTGGTCAAGCGGCTGGCCGCCGGCGAGGACCCGGACCTGGAGATGGAGTTCCGGCCGGCGCGGATCCTCGTGCAGGACTACACCGGTATTCCGCTGCTCGTCGACCTGGCGGCACTCCGTGACCGCGTCGACCAGCCGGCACGGGTCAACCCGGCCCTGCCGGTGGACGTCGTTGTCGACCACTCCGTCCAGACCGACTTCGCTGGCCGGCCAGATGCCTTGTCCCGCAACGAATCCCTGGAGCTTTCCCGGAACGGGGAGCGCTACGCCTTCCTCAAGTGGGCCGAGCGGGCGTTCGACCGGTTGCGGGTCATCCCGCCCGGCCAGGGCATCGTGCACCAGGTCAACCTGGAGCGGTTGGCCACCGTCGTCGCCACCGAGGACGGGGAATCCTTCCCCGACAGCGTGATCGGCACCGACAGCCACACCACCATGGTCAACGGCCTCGGCGTCCTGGGTTGGGGCGTCGGCGGCCTGGAGGCCGAGGCGCTCCTGGTGGGCCTGGCCCACCCGATCAAGATCCCGCCGGTCGTCGGCGTCCGGCTGACCGGCGCCATCAAACCCGGTGTCGGCCCTACCGACGTGGTGTTGACCCTGACCCAGTTGCTGCGCAAGGAGAACGTACGCGGCCTGCTGGTCGAGTTCACCGGCCCCGGCCTGGCCCAGCTCTCCGCCCAGGACCGCTGCACCATCGCCAACATGGCCCCGGAATACGGTGCCATGACCGGCTTCTTCCCGGTCGACGAGGAGACCCTTCGCTATCTCCGCGAGACCGGCCGCCCCTCGGACGAGGTGCAGCGCGTCGAGCGCTACTGTCGCGAGCAGGGTCTGCTGCGGACCGGCGCGGAACCCCGCTTCGGCCGGCTCATCGAGTTCGACCTCGGCACAGTGCGCCCCAGCCTGGCCGGCCCCAGCCGCCCCGACCAGCGCATCGACCTGTCCGACCTGCCGGATTCCTTCGCCGCCCGGCTCGACCGCGAACCCGGTTCGCGTGACGGCGACCTGGCCATCGCGTCGATCACCTCGTGCACCAGCACGTCCAATCCGCAGGCCATGCTGGCTGCGGGGTTGCTGGCCCGGCGGGCGGTCGAGCGCGGACTGACGGTGCCGAAGCACGTCAAGACCAGCCTGTCGCCGGGATCACTGGCCGTGACCCGCTACCTCAAGGACACCGGTCTGCTCGACGACCTGGAGACGCTCGGCTTCCACATCGCGGGCTACGGCTGCATGACCTGCAACGGCGGCAGCGGGGCCCTGCACCCGGAGATCGCGGAGGCGGTCGATCGCGACGGGCTGGTCGCGGCGGCGGTGCTCAGCGGGAACCGGAACTTCGAAGGCCGGGTGCATCCGCAGGTCCGCGCGGGCTACCTCGCCTCGCCGGCCCTGGTCGTGGCGTTGGCGCTGGTCGGTCACGTGCGGATCGACCTGGAGGCGGAGCCGCTGGGCATCGGCAGCGACGGCGAGCCGGTGTTCCTGCGCGACATCTGGCCGAGCTCGCAAGAGCTGGCGGCGCTGGCCGAGGAGTGCCTCAAGCCCGAGGTCTTCACGGTGCCGATCGCCGCGCCCGACGGCTGGGCGAGCATCCCGGCCCAGACCGGCGAAGTCTTCGCCTGGGACCCCGATTCCACCTACATCCGGCCGCCGGCCTACGTCGACGGCAAGCCCCTGACGGCCGAACTCCGCAACGCCCGCGTACTGGTGGCGCTGGGCGACGACGTCAGCACGGACCACATCTCGCCGGTCGGCGGCATCCCGGCCGACTCCCCGGCCGGTCGCTACCTGACTGTAAGAGGCATACCGGAGTTCAACTCTTACGGTTCCCGCAGGGGTAATCACGAAGTGATGGCCCGGGGCACGTTCAGCAACCCCAGACTGCGCAACCGGCTGGTCGGCGACGGCGACGGCCGTGGCCTGACGCTGCACGTCCCGACGGGCGACACGGTGCCGGTGTTCGAAGCGGCGCAACGCTATGCCGGCACGCCGCTGATCGTGCTGGCCGGCCACAACTACGGCATGGGGTCGTCACGCGACTGGGCGGCCAAGGGGCCGTGGCTGCTGGGCGTGCGGGCGGTGCTGGCCGAGAGCTTCGAACGCATCCACCGCGCCAACCTGTGCGCCATGGGCATCCTGCCGCTGCTGCTGCCCAAGGCCTGGGCCGCCCTCGGGCTGACCGGACGCGAGGAATTCGACCTGTCCCTGGACGAGCGCACCGGGCAAGTCGAGGTCACGGCCGGTGACATCAGCTTCACGGCCCGGGCCGAGGTGCACGCGGCCGAGTGGGCTCTGTTGCGGTCCGGCGGCACGCTGCCGTACCTGGCCCAGCGGCTGGCCGAGGAGGAAAGGTGA
- a CDS encoding citrate/2-methylcitrate synthase, producing MVALEREYGVSIDDDLTIELRSVEAIREFIGGGTVEREARPESTVHRGLEGVAFDHTSITRIDGAEGVLEYRGYSIHDLARNATFEEVAYLLINGELPDADELNVFEKELRAQRELPAPVLDLVRSLAHAHPVEALRTCVSALGAYGQPRSPGVDESYAQARDAGIALVAKIPMIVAAHHAFRSGREPLVPAEDSSYAEAFLTVLLGERPSPAAVRFLNKGFIVHADHSSNASAFTARIAIGSRSSMTAAVTAAIATFAGSVHGGAAERAALLVDEVGTPENAETYVAQRFGRGEPVMGFGHRVYRTEDPRVRHLRETVVELSEERGDRSGLEILDAVARAMRPYSRHGVAPNVDLYAGLAYRLLGLPDDLAVALFVVGRTAGWVAQGLEQHANNVLIRPLLDYTGPRARVYPGAAE from the coding sequence ATGGTGGCGCTGGAACGGGAGTACGGCGTCAGTATCGATGACGACCTGACGATCGAGCTGCGGTCGGTCGAAGCGATCAGGGAATTCATCGGTGGCGGAACCGTGGAGCGCGAGGCTCGGCCGGAGAGCACTGTCCATCGTGGACTGGAGGGTGTCGCCTTCGATCACACGTCGATCACCCGTATCGACGGGGCCGAGGGCGTGCTGGAGTATCGCGGCTACAGCATCCACGACCTGGCCCGCAACGCGACCTTCGAGGAGGTCGCTTATCTGCTGATCAACGGCGAGCTGCCGGACGCCGACGAGCTGAACGTGTTCGAGAAGGAGCTGCGCGCGCAACGGGAACTGCCCGCGCCGGTGCTGGACCTCGTCCGCTCGCTGGCCCACGCGCACCCGGTCGAGGCGCTGCGTACCTGCGTGTCGGCGCTCGGCGCGTACGGTCAGCCCCGCTCGCCCGGCGTCGACGAGAGCTATGCCCAGGCCCGCGACGCCGGAATCGCCCTGGTGGCCAAGATTCCGATGATCGTCGCCGCGCACCACGCGTTCCGGAGTGGCCGGGAACCGTTGGTGCCGGCCGAGGACAGCAGCTACGCCGAGGCATTCCTCACCGTGCTGCTGGGCGAACGGCCGAGCCCGGCGGCGGTGCGGTTCCTCAACAAGGGCTTCATCGTGCACGCCGATCACAGCTCCAACGCGTCGGCCTTCACCGCCCGTATCGCCATCGGCAGCCGGTCGAGCATGACCGCCGCCGTCACGGCCGCCATCGCCACCTTCGCCGGTTCCGTGCACGGCGGCGCGGCCGAGCGTGCGGCGCTGCTGGTCGACGAGGTCGGTACGCCGGAGAACGCCGAAACCTATGTGGCGCAGCGGTTCGGCCGCGGCGAGCCGGTGATGGGTTTCGGGCACCGGGTGTATCGCACCGAGGACCCGCGAGTACGCCACCTGCGCGAGACCGTGGTCGAGCTGAGCGAGGAGCGCGGCGACCGCAGCGGCTTGGAGATCCTCGACGCCGTCGCGCGGGCCATGCGGCCCTACAGCCGGCACGGCGTGGCCCCGAACGTCGACCTGTACGCCGGCCTCGCCTATCGCCTGCTCGGACTGCCCGACGACCTCGCCGTGGCGCTGTTCGTCGTCGGCCGGACCGCGGGGTGGGTGGCGCAGGGCCTGGAGCAGCACGCCAACAACGTGCTCATCCGCCCGCTGCTGGACTACACGGGCCCGCGCGCCCGGGTGTACCCCGGGGCCGCGGAATGA
- a CDS encoding amino acid adenylation domain-containing protein: protein MTIALNRSLGAGFLAHAATRPDHVALTIGKRDHTYAELDDTARRWAARLLDGATAPKRVGVFAHRSEASYAGVLAALLAGAAFVPLNRKFPLERTRTMLERADLDAIVVDDASMAQLPELLHGLRRKPLVLAPGSRLPDGLDAPLLTATDLAAAATLSEPVPVLPDDIAYLLFTSGSTGTPKGVPVTHGNVRSFVDVNQERYRITPEDRFTQTFDQTFDLSVFDLFMAWENGARVCAMDPIELLAPFKYLQRNEISVWFSVPSVAMVLDKRGALTPGRMPTLRWSLFCGEALPAGIARAWQEAAPNSVVENLYGPTELTIACSVHRWDPVTSPARCVHDNVPIGQLYPGLHSLVVDENLVPVAEGETGELCVAGPQTTPGYWQAPEQTAQRYFSRDGRIYYRTGDLVRRQHDEFVYIGRNDQQVKIGGYRIELGEIEAVLRRSGCAEAVCLVWPDADTITAVVSGTGTTGLADAVAASLPAYMVPRSVHVIDEMPVNSNGKVDRGALRAWLGNRGDHEHRRARHRRHAQDRRVVGHRRAGVPVGARVGLVGPRRADGGAGTGVRRQYR from the coding sequence ATGACCATCGCACTCAACCGAAGCCTGGGCGCGGGCTTCCTCGCACACGCCGCCACCCGTCCCGACCACGTGGCGCTGACCATCGGCAAGCGTGATCACACCTATGCCGAGCTCGATGACACGGCCCGCCGCTGGGCCGCCCGCCTGCTGGACGGCGCCACCGCGCCCAAGCGGGTCGGCGTCTTCGCGCACCGCAGCGAGGCGTCCTACGCCGGCGTGCTGGCCGCGCTGTTGGCCGGGGCGGCGTTCGTGCCGCTGAACCGGAAGTTTCCGCTGGAGCGGACCCGGACCATGCTCGAGCGGGCCGACCTGGACGCGATCGTCGTGGACGATGCCTCCATGGCTCAGCTGCCGGAGCTGCTGCACGGCCTGCGCCGCAAGCCGCTCGTGCTCGCGCCCGGCTCCCGTCTCCCGGATGGCCTGGACGCGCCGCTGCTGACCGCGACGGATCTCGCGGCGGCAGCAACGCTGTCCGAGCCGGTTCCGGTGTTGCCGGACGACATCGCCTATCTGCTGTTCACCTCCGGCAGCACCGGCACGCCCAAGGGTGTTCCGGTCACGCACGGCAATGTGCGGTCCTTTGTGGACGTCAACCAGGAGCGGTACCGCATCACCCCCGAGGACCGGTTCACCCAGACCTTCGATCAGACCTTCGATCTTTCGGTCTTCGACCTGTTCATGGCCTGGGAGAACGGGGCCCGGGTGTGCGCGATGGACCCGATCGAGCTGCTGGCCCCGTTCAAGTACTTGCAGCGCAACGAGATCAGCGTGTGGTTCTCGGTGCCGTCGGTGGCAATGGTGCTCGACAAGCGGGGCGCGCTGACGCCGGGCCGGATGCCGACGCTGCGCTGGAGCCTGTTCTGCGGCGAGGCGCTGCCGGCCGGGATCGCCCGGGCCTGGCAGGAGGCGGCGCCGAATTCGGTGGTGGAGAACCTGTACGGGCCGACCGAGCTGACCATCGCCTGCTCGGTGCACCGCTGGGATCCGGTGACCAGCCCGGCGCGCTGTGTGCACGACAACGTGCCGATCGGGCAGCTGTACCCGGGCCTGCATTCGTTGGTGGTGGACGAGAATCTCGTTCCGGTGGCCGAGGGGGAGACGGGCGAGCTGTGCGTCGCCGGCCCGCAGACCACGCCGGGCTACTGGCAGGCGCCGGAGCAGACCGCGCAGCGGTACTTCTCGCGTGACGGTCGGATCTACTACCGGACCGGGGATCTGGTCCGCCGGCAGCATGACGAGTTCGTCTACATCGGACGGAACGACCAGCAGGTCAAGATCGGCGGCTACCGCATCGAGCTCGGCGAGATCGAGGCCGTGCTGCGGCGCAGCGGCTGCGCCGAGGCGGTGTGCCTGGTGTGGCCGGACGCCGACACGATCACCGCCGTGGTCTCGGGCACCGGGACGACCGGCCTCGCCGACGCGGTGGCGGCCAGCCTGCCGGCGTACATGGTGCCGAGGTCGGTGCACGTCATCGACGAGATGCCGGTCAACAGCAACGGAAAGGTCGACCGCGGCGCGCTGCGGGCCTGGTTGGGGAACCGAGGGGATCATGAACACCGTCGAGCACGTCATCGCCGACACGCTCAAGATCGACGAGTCGTCGGTCACCGGCGAGCTGGAGTACCAGTCGGTGCACGAGTGGGACTCGTTGGCCCACGTCGCGCTGATGGTGGCGCTGGAACGGGAGTACGGCGTCAGTATCGATGA